The following nucleotide sequence is from Microbulbifer sp. A4B17.
TCGTCCATACCCAGGATCGCGATGATGTCCTTCAGCTCTTTGTAGCGCTGCAGTACAGACTGTACGCCGCGAGCCACTTCGTAGTGCTCCTGACCGATTACCTGCGGGTCCAGCTGACGAGAGGTGGAGTCCAGCGGGTCAACAGCCGGGTAGATACCTTTAGCGGCGATATCACGGCTCAGTACTACGGTGGAGTCCAAGTGCGCGAAGGTGGTCGCCGGAGACGGGTCAGTCAAGTCATCCGCCGGTACGTATACCGCCTGGATAGAGGTGATAGAGCCAGTCTTGGTGGAGGTAATACGCTCCTGCAGAACGCCCATTTCTTCCGCCAGGGTCGGCTGGTAACCTACCGCAGAAGGCATACGGCCCAGCAGTGCGGATACTTCGGTACCGGCCAGGGTGTAGCGGTAGATGTTGTCGACGAACAACAGTACGTCTTTGCCTTCATCACGGAATTTCTCCGCCATGGTCAGGCCGGTCAGGGCTACGCGCAGACGGTTGCCGGGCGGCTCATTCATCTGGCCGTAAACCATCGCCACTTTGGAGTTGGCTTTGTTTTCCAGGTCGACAACGCCGGATTCAGCCATCTCGTAGTAGAAGTCGTTACCTTCACGGGTACGCTCACCAACACCTGCGAACACGGACAGACCGGAGTGCTCGGTAGCGATGTTGTTGATCAGTTCCATCATGTTTACGGTTTTACCTACACCGGCACCACCGAACAGACCAACCTTACCACCCTTGGCGAACGGGCAAACCAGGTCAATTACCTTAATGCCGGTTTCCAGCAGCTCGGTAGAGCTGGACTGCTCTTCGTAGGTCGGTGCAGCGCGGTGGATAGAGGAGCGCTCTTTCTCACCGATAGGGCCACACTCGTCAATCGGGTTGCCGAGCACGTCCATGATGCGACCGAGGGTTTCCAGGCCAACCGGTACAGAAACCGGAGCGCCGGTATTGCGCACGGACAGACCGCGGCTGATACCTTCGGATGAACCCATGGCAATAGCGCGTACCACGCCGTCACCCAACTGCTGCTGCACTTCCATGGTGAGGTTCTTGTCCTCAACCACCAGTGCGTCGTATACATTCGGAACAGAATCGCGTGGGAATTCCACGTCGATGACCGCTCCGATCACTTGCACAATTTGCCCGTTACTCATTTCCGGATCCTCAGCTTTAAATTCTTTCTAGGCTGACCATTACTGGTAGGGGCAGCGGATTAAACCGCCGCCGCACCGCCGACAATTTCGGACAGTTCCTGGGTAATGGCCGCCTGGCGCGCCTTGTTGTAGACAAGCTGCAACTGATCGATCAGCTCACCGGCGTTATCGGTGGCGCTCTTCATCGCGATCATACGCGCTGCCTGTTCACAGGCTTTGTTTTCAACTACTGCCTGGTATACCTGGGACTCGATGTAGCGAGCCAGCAATCCATCCAGCAATTCAACCGGATCCGGCTCGTAGAGGTAGTCCCACTCGTGCATGAGTTTTTCATCTTCGTCCTTCGGCAGCGGCAGCAATTGCTCAACCTGCGGCTTCTGGGACATGGTGTTGATAAACTCATTGGATACCAGGAACAGGCGATCGATATCGCCTTGTGCGTAACGGTCCAGCATTACCTTAACTGAGCCAATCAGCTGGTTGGCCTGGGGCGCATCGCCCAGATCGCGCACCGCTGCGACAACCTTGCTGCCGATGGCATTAAAGAAACTGGCCGCCTTGTTACCTACCGCGCAGACTTCGACGTCGACACCCTTCTCGGACCACGCCTGCATCTCGCGAATAGCGGCTTTGAACATATTGACGTTCAAGCCACCACAGAGTCCGCGGTCAGTGGATACCAGGATAAACCCGACCCGCTTGGCCTCGCGCTCTTGCAGGTAAATATGCTGGTACTCGGCCGAAGCGTTGGCGACGTGGCCGATCACTGCGCGTATGCGCTGGGCGTAGGGACGCCCCAGTGCCATGCGATCCTGAGCCCTGCGCATCTTACTGGCTGCAACCATTTCCATTGCGGCAGTAATTTTCTGCGTGCTCTTGATGCTGGCAATTTTTGTGCGTACTTCTTTTCCGCCTGCCATAGTGATTTACCTTGTTCGCTGGAAGTTAGATTCCGAAAGAGCGGACACGCCGCTCTTTCGCGCTCTCCAGGGAGTTCTTACCAGCTGCTAGTAGCGACGAACTTCTCGATAGCGGCTTTGAAAGCTGCGTCGATTTCGTCGTTGTAGTTACCAGTGCTGTTCACTTTCTCCATCAGCTCTGCGTGTTCGCTGTTCATATAAGCGAGCAGGGCGGCTTCGAAATCGAGAACCTTGGCAACTTCTACTTCTTTCAGGTAACCCTTGTCGGCGGCGTAAACGGAAACAGCCATGTCCGCGATAGACAGCGGAGAGTACTGTTTCTGCTTCATCAGCTCGGTTACGCGCTCACCGTGATCCAGCTGGGCTTTGGTAGCTTCATCCAGGTCAGAGGCAAACTGGGAGAATGCCGCCAGTTCGCGGTACTGAGCCAGAGCGGTACGGATACCACCGGACAGCTTCTTGATCACCTTGGTCTGCGCTGCACCACCTACACGGGATACCGAGATACCCGGGTTGATCGCTGGGCGGATACCGGAGTTGAACAGATCGGTCTCGAGGAAGATCTGGCCGTCGGTAATGGAAATCACGTTGGTCGGTACGAACGCAGATACGTCACCGGCCTGGGTTTCGATGATCGGCAGGGCGGTCAGAGAGCCGGTCTTTCCTTTCACTTCACCGTTGGTGAACTTCTCTACGTAGTCGGCGTTTACACGCGCGGCGCGCTCCAGCAGACGGGAGTGCAAGTAGAAAACGTCACCGGGGTAGGCTTCACGTCCAGGCGGACGCTTCAGCAACAGGGAGATCTGACGGTAGGCCCAAGCCTGCTTGGTCAGGTCATCGTATACGATCAGGGCGTCTTCACCGCGGTCGCGGAAGTACTCACCCATGGTACAGCCCACGTAGGGAGCCAGGAACTGCATCGCTGCCGGATCGGCGGCGCCAGCGGCTACTACGATGGTGTGATCCATAGCGCCGTGCTCTTCGAGCTTGCGCACTACGTTGGCAATAGAGGACTGCTTCTGGCCCACGGCAACGTAGACACACTTAACGCCGGTGCCTTTCTGGTTGATGATGGCGTCGATCGCCACAGCAGTCTTACCAATCTGACGGTCACCGATGATCAGCTCACGCTGGCCACGGCCAATCGGGATCATGGTATCAACCGCTTTCAAACCGGTTTGTACAGGCTGGTCAACGGACTGACGGGCAATAACGCCAGGCGCTACTTTTTCTACCGCGTCGGTCAGCTTGTTGTTCAGCGGGCCCTTGCCGTCGATCGGGTTACCCAGCGCATCTACAACGCGGCCGAGCAGTTCCGGACCAACGGGGGTTTCCAGGATACGGCCGGTGCAACGGCACTTCTGGCCTTCAGCCAGCGCCTTGTAGTCGCCCAGGATTACAGCACCAACGGAGTCGCGCTCCAGGTTCAGCGCCATACCGTAAACGCCGCCTTCGAACTCGATCATCTCGCCGTACATCACATCGGCCAGGCCGTGGATGCGGATGATGCCGTCGGATACGGAAACAATGGTGCCCTCATTTTGGGCTTCAGTGCTCACATCGAGATTTTCGATGCGGCTCTTGATGATTTCACTGATCTCAGAGGGATTCAGTTGCTGCATGCTCTGTTCCTCAAGTCCCCGCCGGCTAACGCCAACGGGGAGAGTAATTTAGGAGTTCATCGCCTCGGCGAGCTTGGCCAGACGGCCGCGTACGGTACCGTCGATGACTGTATCACCGGCGCGGATGATCGCGCCGCCCAGCAGGCTCTCGTCCACCGAGCTGTGCAGATGTATTTCGCGTTCAAACTTCGCGCTGAGCTTTTGGCCCAGTGCTTGCGCCTGTGCATCGCTCAAGGCGTGCGCGGAAACAACTTCCACCTCGAGGGTGGCTTCCGCTTGCGCTTTCAGCTCTTCGAACAGTTCGGAAATTTCCGGCAGCAGCTGCAGGCGGTTGTTTTCCGCCAGCAACCGGATGAAGTTCCTTCCGTGCTCGCCGAGTTCGTCTGAACAGATCGACAGGAATTTATCTGCGCGCTCTTCACTGGTGAGCTGGGGATTATCCAGCAGCTCACGCACTTTTTCGTTCTGGCTGACCGCTGCCGCAGTGCTCAGCGCAGTGCTCCAACCACCTAAGTGGGAGGCTTCCTGCGCATAAGAGAATGCAGCTTTAGCGTAGGGCCGGGCCAGTGTGCTGAGTTCCGCCATGGGGTTCCTCGCTTACAGCTCGGCTGCCAGTTTATCGATCAGGTCGTCGTGCGCCTTAGCGTCGATATTGACCGCGAGAATCTTCTCCGCACCCAGGACAGACAGGTCTGCCACACGGCTGCGCAGTTGCTCTTTAGCGCGATTCACTTCCTGGTCGATCTCAGCTTTGGCCGCAGCTTTCAGGCGATCGCCTTCAGACTGAGCCGCTTGCTTGGCTTCATCGAGAATCTGGTTGGCGCGCTTGTTGGCACCATCGATAATCTCGTTAGCCTGATCTTTGGCTTCCTTCAACTGCTCGGCAGCTTTGCGCTTGGCCAGTTCCAGATCTTTCTGCGCGTGTTCAGCGTCAGCGAGACCATCTGCGATCTTCTGCTCACGTTCTTTCATCACGCCCAAAAGCGGCGGCCAAACAAACTTCCAGCAAAACCAGACGAAAAACAGGAAAGTAATCGACTGGCCGATTAGAGTCAGGTTGATATTCACTCCGACACCTCTTGCTCTTTAAATAGGGTTAAGGGCAATTGGAACGGCGTAATTAAACCAGACCAGGAGCTACGGCGAAGATCAGGTACATAGCGATACCAACACCGATCATCGGAACCGCGTCAAGCAGACCAGCCATCAGGAACATTTTGCCCTGCAGAGCCGGAGCCTGTTCAGGCTGACGAGCGGAACCTTCCAGCAGCTTGCCACCCAGAGTACCGAAACCGATAGCGGTGCCCAGGGCGCCCAGACCGATCAGCAGTGCACTTGCGATGTAAACCAGACCTAATGCTTCCATTGTGTTCTCCAAATCAAAGTTAAAGAGTTGTTGTAAAGGTCGAAAAAAGGGTTAAAAACTTATTGATCGTGCTCGTGCTCATCGTCGCGATGGTGCGCCATCGCCATGTACACGGTGCTCAATACCATAAATACGAACGCCTGCAGGGTAATTACCAGTACGTGGAAAATGGCCCAGCCCATGTGCAGGAGGCCCGCACCGATAAAGCCGAGAACACCAACACCAAAGACAATTGCGATCAGGATAAAGATCATTTCACCGGCGTAGAGGTTTCCGAACAGACGCAGCCCCAGAGAAATCGGCTTGGCGACCAAAGAAACGGCTTCCAGTATGAAGTTCACCGGGATCAGCAGGACATCGAAGAACCACTTGCCGGTATGGAATGGGTGCAAGGTCAGCTCTTTGATAAATCCGAGTGCGCCTTTTTCACGGATACTGAAAAAGATCATCAAAACGAATACCGCCAGCGCCATGCCCAGGGTGGCATTGGGGTCAGTCGTGGGCACGACTTTAAAGAAGATATGCTCGTTACCGGAGATTTTCGCAGCCAATTGCGGCAGCCAATCCACGGGTACCAGGTCCATCAGGTTCATCAGGAATACCCACACAAAGATGGTGAGAGCCATGGGGGCCACCATACTGTTGCGGTGTGGAAAGCTCTCCTTAACCAGCTTGTCGATAAACTCCGTCACCAGCTCCACAAAGCTCTGGAAGCCGGAGGGTCTGTCCACACTGGCTTTCTTCGCTGCGCGAGCGAACAGAAAACAGAAAACAAGACCCAGCCCGATAGCCCAGCCCAGAGTGTCCACGTGCACGGCCCAAAAGCCCATATCCGTGGCTTCCTGAGAGGAATGTGCCATAGTCCAGGTAGACTCATTCAGCACAGTGCCATCGGCGCGGGTGTACCCGGCCGGCAGCTTGCCGTAGGTCATGTTTTGCAGGTGGTGTTGGATATATTCCGTCGCGGTTTGAGCTTCGCCTGCCATAATTCCTCAACAATCGTAAAAGTAAGAATTCTTTTTTTGTCCCGGCTAGCGGACCATGCGCGCTACCAAAATCCACTGCACGATTACACAGAGGGCGTAGCTGATAAAAAGCGCCGCGGCATTGAGTGGTTTGACGGTGGCAAACACCGCTGCAAAACCAGCCATGGTCAATATAAATTTGCCGGTTTCCGCGCGGTAGAAGTTGCCTACCACACGAGGGGCCGCGCGCGCGCCGCTGTCGCGAAAGGCGCGCCTGCCAAAATATGCTCCAGGCAGTGCACATAGGGCACCACCAATAAATACGGAAAGCGCCGTCACCGGTTTGCCACTCAAGTGCAGTACCGCACTGGCCACCGATACCAGCAAAAGCTGTACCGCGGCTATTCGTAATACCGGGGGTTTTGTCATAGACGGGATAAGCCGACTTTTTTACGCTGTCCGCCCAAAATTTGGGCGTGCGAATTATGCGGCAACAGCATCGCCGATTCAACCGGCAAATGTCGTCAACTTATTTGATTTTCAGGAGGTTTTGCACGGAATTACTCGCCGCAGTGAGTATTTGCCAACAGTTATTGCGCGCGCCACTAGGACGCGCATTTCCCTGTGGCCTTAGTCCTCGGCGTAACCCAGGTGGGCGAGGATTCCATCCAGCTCTTCCAGAGTGGTGTATTTGAGTACCAGACGGCCGTTGCCTTTATCG
It contains:
- the atpA gene encoding F0F1 ATP synthase subunit alpha; this encodes MQQLNPSEISEIIKSRIENLDVSTEAQNEGTIVSVSDGIIRIHGLADVMYGEMIEFEGGVYGMALNLERDSVGAVILGDYKALAEGQKCRCTGRILETPVGPELLGRVVDALGNPIDGKGPLNNKLTDAVEKVAPGVIARQSVDQPVQTGLKAVDTMIPIGRGQRELIIGDRQIGKTAVAIDAIINQKGTGVKCVYVAVGQKQSSIANVVRKLEEHGAMDHTIVVAAGAADPAAMQFLAPYVGCTMGEYFRDRGEDALIVYDDLTKQAWAYRQISLLLKRPPGREAYPGDVFYLHSRLLERAARVNADYVEKFTNGEVKGKTGSLTALPIIETQAGDVSAFVPTNVISITDGQIFLETDLFNSGIRPAINPGISVSRVGGAAQTKVIKKLSGGIRTALAQYRELAAFSQFASDLDEATKAQLDHGERVTELMKQKQYSPLSIADMAVSVYAADKGYLKEVEVAKVLDFEAALLAYMNSEHAELMEKVNSTGNYNDEIDAAFKAAIEKFVATSSW
- a CDS encoding ATP synthase subunit I; this encodes MTKPPVLRIAAVQLLLVSVASAVLHLSGKPVTALSVFIGGALCALPGAYFGRRAFRDSGARAAPRVVGNFYRAETGKFILTMAGFAAVFATVKPLNAAALFISYALCVIVQWILVARMVR
- a CDS encoding F0F1 ATP synthase subunit delta, with protein sequence MAELSTLARPYAKAAFSYAQEASHLGGWSTALSTAAAVSQNEKVRELLDNPQLTSEERADKFLSICSDELGEHGRNFIRLLAENNRLQLLPEISELFEELKAQAEATLEVEVVSAHALSDAQAQALGQKLSAKFEREIHLHSSVDESLLGGAIIRAGDTVIDGTVRGRLAKLAEAMNS
- the atpD gene encoding F0F1 ATP synthase subunit beta; the encoded protein is MSNGQIVQVIGAVIDVEFPRDSVPNVYDALVVEDKNLTMEVQQQLGDGVVRAIAMGSSEGISRGLSVRNTGAPVSVPVGLETLGRIMDVLGNPIDECGPIGEKERSSIHRAAPTYEEQSSSTELLETGIKVIDLVCPFAKGGKVGLFGGAGVGKTVNMMELINNIATEHSGLSVFAGVGERTREGNDFYYEMAESGVVDLENKANSKVAMVYGQMNEPPGNRLRVALTGLTMAEKFRDEGKDVLLFVDNIYRYTLAGTEVSALLGRMPSAVGYQPTLAEEMGVLQERITSTKTGSITSIQAVYVPADDLTDPSPATTFAHLDSTVVLSRDIAAKGIYPAVDPLDSTSRQLDPQVIGQEHYEVARGVQSVLQRYKELKDIIAILGMDELSEEDKQTVARARKIERFLSQPFHVAEIFTGAPGKYVSLKETIRGFQGILNGEYDHMPEQAFYMVGTIDEAVEKANKAKG
- a CDS encoding F0F1 ATP synthase subunit B, which translates into the protein MNINLTLIGQSITFLFFVWFCWKFVWPPLLGVMKEREQKIADGLADAEHAQKDLELAKRKAAEQLKEAKDQANEIIDGANKRANQILDEAKQAAQSEGDRLKAAAKAEIDQEVNRAKEQLRSRVADLSVLGAEKILAVNIDAKAHDDLIDKLAAEL
- the atpG gene encoding F0F1 ATP synthase subunit gamma; this translates as MAGGKEVRTKIASIKSTQKITAAMEMVAASKMRRAQDRMALGRPYAQRIRAVIGHVANASAEYQHIYLQEREAKRVGFILVSTDRGLCGGLNVNMFKAAIREMQAWSEKGVDVEVCAVGNKAASFFNAIGSKVVAAVRDLGDAPQANQLIGSVKVMLDRYAQGDIDRLFLVSNEFINTMSQKPQVEQLLPLPKDEDEKLMHEWDYLYEPDPVELLDGLLARYIESQVYQAVVENKACEQAARMIAMKSATDNAGELIDQLQLVYNKARQAAITQELSEIVGGAAAV
- the atpE gene encoding F0F1 ATP synthase subunit C, yielding MEALGLVYIASALLIGLGALGTAIGFGTLGGKLLEGSARQPEQAPALQGKMFLMAGLLDAVPMIGVGIAMYLIFAVAPGLV
- the atpB gene encoding F0F1 ATP synthase subunit A, yielding MAGEAQTATEYIQHHLQNMTYGKLPAGYTRADGTVLNESTWTMAHSSQEATDMGFWAVHVDTLGWAIGLGLVFCFLFARAAKKASVDRPSGFQSFVELVTEFIDKLVKESFPHRNSMVAPMALTIFVWVFLMNLMDLVPVDWLPQLAAKISGNEHIFFKVVPTTDPNATLGMALAVFVLMIFFSIREKGALGFIKELTLHPFHTGKWFFDVLLIPVNFILEAVSLVAKPISLGLRLFGNLYAGEMIFILIAIVFGVGVLGFIGAGLLHMGWAIFHVLVITLQAFVFMVLSTVYMAMAHHRDDEHEHDQ